From Amycolatopsis sp. cg9, one genomic window encodes:
- a CDS encoding Wzz/FepE/Etk N-terminal domain-containing protein — protein sequence MTTPSETPAAPLVDLQRLFVAIRRRKRFWLATALLGLVAGAAVGIVLPAPPTAVAKVIVVHQDDSPTDSGTLMRTDVAVLQTTQIAEGALKKLNSTEAPEEFMKNYAGLGVTNNVLQITVKAKSNEEAVAQAQALADTFIADHVQRSQAAAAAQSKAILDQRKNAQDELAKVDQQIADETGKGRNANASTLEGMYGRRAALASQVSDFDSRAQQAGIGSPQVAAGTQIVDAPRALPKAFLKTTATNSGIGFALGLALGLALVAVGAVSRDRPVLRREISAHLGASVLAQLPSKRRGLARVWKRSRVVSERERVATTLARVIKKDPRGVSVLELGAPKIAAALALDIAGQLADGGRASVVDDLPGEDVRKLAAETKSDVPVVGAAEADGEPGERRIGVGTVAPGTAWTDLEHLGKETVLVVKAGHANTLWLHTVARQLADQRIPIIGVVLVDPDPRDKSDGTLWDGLHTALRGRAGQAPAAPPVVAEQEERLDELAARIAERVAKAEPPTRRFAPVRPVLPPALATPKPPAAPLPAPGSVSVPDHLDAPTKKFAPVKPPKRPTPFKRDHGEPAHTGELNAGLEPEKSAEVS from the coding sequence GTGACGACTCCCTCCGAAACCCCGGCCGCGCCGCTGGTCGACCTCCAGCGCCTCTTCGTCGCGATCCGCCGCCGCAAGCGCTTCTGGCTCGCCACCGCACTGCTCGGGCTGGTCGCCGGCGCGGCGGTCGGGATCGTGCTGCCGGCCCCGCCGACCGCGGTCGCCAAGGTGATCGTCGTCCACCAGGACGACTCGCCGACCGACAGCGGCACGCTCATGCGCACCGACGTCGCCGTGCTGCAGACCACGCAGATCGCCGAAGGCGCGCTGAAGAAGCTCAACAGCACCGAAGCGCCCGAAGAGTTCATGAAGAACTACGCGGGCCTGGGCGTGACGAACAACGTCCTGCAGATCACCGTCAAGGCCAAGAGCAACGAAGAGGCCGTGGCGCAGGCACAGGCGCTGGCCGACACGTTCATCGCCGACCACGTCCAGCGCAGCCAGGCCGCGGCGGCCGCGCAGTCCAAGGCCATCCTCGACCAGCGCAAGAACGCCCAGGACGAGCTGGCCAAGGTCGACCAGCAGATCGCCGACGAGACCGGCAAGGGCCGCAACGCCAACGCCAGCACCCTGGAAGGCATGTACGGCCGCCGGGCCGCGCTCGCCTCGCAGGTCTCCGACTTCGACTCCCGCGCCCAGCAGGCCGGCATCGGCAGCCCGCAGGTCGCCGCGGGTACGCAGATCGTCGACGCGCCCCGCGCGCTCCCGAAGGCGTTCCTCAAGACCACCGCGACCAACTCCGGCATCGGGTTCGCGCTCGGCCTCGCCCTCGGGCTGGCGCTCGTCGCGGTCGGCGCGGTGTCGCGCGACCGGCCGGTGCTGCGCCGCGAAATCTCCGCGCACCTCGGCGCGTCCGTGCTCGCCCAGCTGCCGTCCAAGCGCCGGGGCCTGGCCAGGGTGTGGAAGCGCTCGCGGGTGGTGTCCGAACGCGAGCGCGTCGCCACGACGCTGGCCCGCGTGATCAAGAAGGACCCGCGCGGGGTGTCGGTCCTCGAACTCGGCGCGCCGAAGATCGCCGCCGCGCTCGCCCTCGACATCGCCGGGCAGCTGGCGGACGGCGGCCGCGCGAGCGTCGTGGACGACCTGCCCGGCGAGGACGTCCGCAAGCTGGCGGCGGAGACCAAGTCCGACGTCCCGGTGGTCGGCGCCGCGGAAGCGGACGGCGAACCGGGCGAGCGCCGCATCGGCGTCGGCACGGTCGCGCCCGGCACGGCGTGGACCGACCTGGAGCACCTCGGCAAGGAGACCGTGCTGGTCGTCAAGGCCGGGCACGCCAACACGCTCTGGCTGCACACCGTCGCGCGGCAGCTCGCCGACCAGCGCATCCCGATCATCGGCGTGGTGCTGGTCGACCCGGACCCGCGGGACAAGTCCGACGGCACCCTGTGGGACGGCCTGCACACGGCGTTGCGCGGCCGCGCCGGACAGGCGCCGGCCGCCCCGCCGGTCGTGGCGGAACAGGAAGAACGCCTGGACGAGCTGGCCGCCCGGATCGCCGAGCGCGTCGCCAAGGCCGAGCCGCCGACGCGCCGGTTCGCGCCGGTCCGGCCGGTGCTGCCGCCGGCGCTAGCCACGCCCAAACCGCCGGCGGCACCGCTGCCGGCCCCCGGCTCCGTCAGCGTCCCGGACCACCTGGACGCCCCGACGAAGAAGTTCGCCCCGGTCAAGCCCCCGAAGCGGCCGACGCCGTTCAAGCGCGACCACGGCGAGCCCGCCCACACGGGCGAACTGAACGCCGGACTCGAGCCAGAAAAGAGCGCGGAGGTCTCCTGA
- the asnB gene encoding asparagine synthase (glutamine-hydrolyzing) has protein sequence MCGIAGTYLWPDGGPLTDRLTKTLAHRGPDGSGRYEHRAGPGEVHLGHRRLSIVDLSETGAQPMVHDGLALSYNGELYNAPELRAELEAAGVRFRGTSDTEVLLQAWRRWGTGCLPKLRGMFAFAMFEEGTGELFLVRDQLGIKPLFFVQRGGGIAFASELKALAGELGGSLQVDSGALIASLLYYWVPDSRCAYQGAEKLQPGTWLRCRPDGQVDRGRFWSLREVAEEGAAFDGEVDLHSVIAESTAKHLLSDVPVATFLSGGLDSSYLTALAARSQPGISAYTIGFRAEDAKFEAMPDDLKYARIVAEKFGVDLHEIEIAPQVLDLLPKMTYHLDEPIGDPAAINSFLICSAAREAGVKVMLSGMGADELFAGYRKHLANLIALRYHKVPGAVRRPVESIVDRLPVASAKRGYRSVRFAKRFLSFAGLPEETAFRRSYTMYDRAELLSLVNPDLAPVVDDVLTEHSDTYHDQALDDFVNRMCLADSRLFLPGLNLTYTDRSTMAASTEVRTPFVDVEVVRAAFKIPGNKKIVGRAGKVALKNAALNILPSEIVHRPKGLFSAPLRAWMSRDLAPLVREVVNDGVLVSSGFLQREALQRMVAEDAAGQEDRGKHLWHVLTLEYWYRNAMSGAGAK, from the coding sequence ATGTGCGGCATCGCAGGCACCTACCTCTGGCCGGACGGTGGGCCGCTGACCGACCGGCTGACCAAGACGCTGGCCCACCGCGGGCCGGACGGCTCCGGCCGCTACGAGCACCGCGCCGGCCCCGGGGAAGTCCACCTCGGCCACCGGCGGCTGTCGATCGTGGACCTGTCCGAGACCGGGGCCCAGCCGATGGTCCACGACGGTCTCGCGCTGAGCTACAACGGCGAGCTGTACAACGCGCCCGAGCTGCGGGCCGAGCTGGAAGCCGCCGGCGTGCGCTTCCGCGGCACGTCGGACACCGAGGTGCTGCTGCAGGCGTGGCGGCGCTGGGGCACCGGCTGCCTGCCCAAGCTGCGCGGGATGTTCGCCTTCGCCATGTTCGAAGAGGGCACCGGCGAGCTGTTCCTGGTCCGCGACCAGCTGGGCATCAAGCCGCTGTTCTTCGTGCAGCGGGGCGGCGGGATCGCGTTCGCCTCGGAGCTCAAGGCCCTCGCCGGTGAGCTCGGCGGCTCGCTGCAGGTCGACAGCGGCGCGCTGATCGCGTCGCTGCTCTACTACTGGGTGCCGGACAGCCGCTGCGCCTACCAGGGCGCGGAGAAGCTGCAGCCGGGCACGTGGCTGCGCTGCCGCCCGGACGGCCAGGTCGACCGCGGCCGGTTCTGGTCGCTGCGGGAGGTCGCCGAGGAGGGCGCCGCCTTCGACGGCGAGGTCGACCTGCATTCCGTCATCGCGGAATCGACCGCCAAGCACCTGCTCTCCGACGTCCCGGTCGCGACGTTCCTTTCGGGCGGCCTGGACTCCAGCTACCTGACGGCGCTGGCCGCGCGTTCGCAGCCGGGCATTTCGGCCTACACCATCGGGTTCCGCGCCGAGGACGCCAAGTTCGAGGCGATGCCGGACGACCTCAAGTACGCCCGGATCGTGGCCGAGAAGTTCGGTGTCGACCTGCACGAGATCGAGATCGCGCCGCAGGTGCTCGACCTGCTGCCGAAGATGACCTACCACCTCGACGAGCCGATCGGCGACCCGGCGGCGATCAACTCGTTCCTGATCTGCTCGGCCGCGCGCGAGGCCGGCGTCAAGGTGATGCTGTCCGGGATGGGCGCCGACGAGCTGTTCGCCGGCTACCGCAAGCACCTCGCGAACCTGATCGCGCTGCGCTACCACAAGGTGCCGGGCGCGGTCCGGCGCCCGGTCGAGTCCATTGTGGACCGGCTGCCGGTGGCGTCGGCCAAGCGCGGGTACCGGTCGGTGCGGTTCGCCAAGCGGTTCCTGTCCTTCGCAGGGCTGCCCGAGGAGACGGCGTTCCGGCGCAGCTACACGATGTACGACCGCGCGGAGCTGCTGTCCCTGGTCAACCCGGACCTCGCGCCGGTCGTCGACGACGTCCTCACCGAGCACTCGGACACCTACCACGACCAGGCGCTCGACGACTTCGTCAACCGGATGTGCCTGGCCGACTCGCGATTGTTCCTGCCCGGGCTGAACCTGACCTACACCGACCGCTCGACGATGGCGGCGTCCACCGAAGTGCGCACGCCGTTCGTCGACGTCGAGGTCGTGCGGGCGGCGTTCAAGATCCCGGGGAACAAGAAGATCGTCGGCCGCGCCGGCAAGGTCGCACTGAAGAACGCGGCGCTGAACATCCTGCCCAGCGAGATCGTGCACCGGCCGAAGGGCCTGTTCAGCGCACCGCTGCGGGCGTGGATGAGCCGCGACCTGGCGCCGCTCGTGCGCGAAGTCGTCAACGACGGCGTGCTCGTCTCGTCCGGGTTCCTGCAGCGGGAGGCGTTGCAGCGCATGGTCGCCGAGGACGCCGCCGGTCAGGAAGACCGCGGCAAGCACCTCTGGCACGTCTTGACCCTTGAGTACTGGTACCGGAACGCGATGTCTGGAGCGGGAGCGAAGTGA
- a CDS encoding bi-domain-containing oxidoreductase, with product MKQVVQNYKSGELALLEVPEPACKPGGVLVRTVYSLISTGTEMMKVSEASMSLVGKAKARPDQVAKVMQSVATNGLSATYRKVTSKLDSYTPLGYSLCGVVEQVGDGITDVKVGDLVACAGNEHALHAELNWVPKNLYSPVPAGVDPRHAAFGTVGSIAMQGVRRGEPQIGDVALVIGLGLIGQLVVQLLTSSGVRVVGVDPDPERCKLAESLGALTCAHPASGIVDNAVAELTHGAGVDQTYLAAGGNTNDPVELAAKLSRDRGRVIDIGKCKLDLPWNAYYEKELDVRFSRSYGPGRYDPSYELEGRDYPIGQVRWTERRNLECVLDLIARDRLDVEPLITHVSDFSSAVETYKSLNEGELKAVAVLFRYQDAVARTEPVVTSARVGVAARTAAALPAGQPVRLGFIGAGNYASSMLLPHLVERSDVQLKHVATTSALSGANARRKFGFAEASTDIDNVLGDSSIDAVFVVTRHSSHAELTRQALLAGKTVFVEKPLALSEPELQKVLDAIEESGNDRLQVGFNRRFAPLLSEARAQFGPRVGPATVRYLVNAGRLDHGSWYNQTDTEGSRFAGEGGHFIDTVSWLLDADPVSVYATGDLQVTLGYADGSTAVITYAETGSSGFPKETLDLTADGKVLKFDDFVRASVYSRKKWASSRIPKGRDKGQAAEVDAFLTAVRTGAPMPISVASLAATTLATLAAQASVANAAPVRIELPQKAGAPA from the coding sequence GTGAAGCAGGTAGTCCAGAACTACAAGAGCGGGGAACTGGCGCTCCTCGAGGTCCCCGAACCCGCCTGCAAGCCAGGCGGGGTGCTGGTGCGCACGGTGTACTCGCTGATCTCGACCGGCACCGAGATGATGAAGGTGTCCGAGGCCAGCATGTCGCTGGTGGGCAAGGCGAAGGCCCGGCCGGACCAGGTCGCCAAGGTCATGCAGAGCGTCGCCACCAACGGGCTTTCGGCGACCTACCGCAAGGTGACGTCCAAACTGGACTCCTACACCCCGCTCGGCTACTCGCTCTGCGGCGTCGTCGAGCAGGTCGGCGACGGCATCACCGACGTCAAGGTCGGCGACCTCGTCGCCTGCGCGGGCAACGAGCACGCCCTGCACGCCGAGCTGAACTGGGTGCCCAAGAACCTCTACTCGCCGGTGCCCGCCGGCGTCGACCCGCGGCACGCGGCGTTCGGCACCGTCGGGTCCATCGCCATGCAGGGCGTCCGCCGCGGCGAACCGCAGATCGGCGACGTCGCCCTGGTCATCGGGCTCGGCCTGATCGGCCAGCTCGTCGTCCAGCTGCTGACGTCGTCCGGCGTGCGTGTCGTCGGCGTCGACCCCGACCCGGAGCGCTGCAAGCTCGCCGAGAGCCTCGGCGCGCTGACCTGCGCGCACCCGGCGTCCGGCATCGTCGACAACGCCGTGGCCGAGCTGACCCACGGCGCGGGCGTCGACCAGACGTACCTCGCGGCCGGTGGCAACACGAACGACCCGGTGGAGCTGGCCGCGAAGCTGTCCCGCGACCGCGGCCGCGTGATCGACATCGGCAAGTGCAAGCTCGACCTGCCGTGGAACGCCTACTACGAGAAGGAACTGGACGTCCGGTTCTCCCGCTCGTACGGCCCGGGCCGCTACGACCCGTCGTACGAGCTCGAAGGCCGCGACTACCCGATCGGCCAGGTCCGCTGGACCGAGCGCCGCAACCTCGAGTGCGTCCTCGACCTGATCGCGCGCGATCGCCTGGACGTCGAGCCGCTGATCACGCACGTCTCGGACTTCTCGTCGGCGGTCGAGACGTACAAGTCGCTGAACGAGGGCGAGCTGAAGGCCGTCGCGGTGCTGTTCCGCTACCAGGACGCGGTCGCCCGGACGGAGCCGGTCGTGACGTCGGCGCGCGTCGGCGTGGCTGCACGGACGGCCGCCGCGCTCCCCGCGGGACAGCCCGTGCGCCTCGGCTTCATCGGCGCGGGCAACTACGCGTCGTCGATGCTGCTGCCGCACCTGGTCGAGCGCTCGGACGTGCAGCTCAAGCACGTCGCGACGACGTCGGCGCTGTCCGGCGCCAACGCCCGCCGCAAGTTCGGCTTCGCCGAGGCGTCCACCGACATCGACAACGTCCTGGGCGACTCCTCGATCGACGCGGTCTTCGTGGTGACGCGGCACAGCTCGCACGCCGAGCTGACCCGCCAGGCGCTGCTGGCCGGCAAGACGGTGTTCGTCGAGAAGCCGCTGGCGCTTTCGGAGCCGGAGCTGCAGAAGGTGCTCGACGCGATCGAGGAGTCCGGCAACGACCGCCTCCAGGTCGGCTTCAACCGCCGGTTCGCCCCGCTCCTGAGCGAGGCCAGGGCCCAGTTCGGCCCCCGCGTCGGCCCGGCGACGGTCCGCTACCTGGTCAACGCAGGCCGCCTCGACCACGGCAGCTGGTACAACCAGACCGACACCGAGGGCTCCCGGTTCGCGGGCGAGGGAGGCCACTTCATCGACACGGTGAGCTGGCTGCTCGACGCCGACCCGGTGTCGGTGTACGCGACCGGAGACCTCCAGGTGACCCTCGGCTACGCCGACGGCTCGACGGCGGTGATCACCTACGCCGAGACGGGCTCGTCGGGCTTCCCGAAGGAAACCCTGGACCTGACGGCCGACGGCAAGGTCCTGAAGTTCGACGACTTCGTCCGCGCCTCGGTGTATTCGCGCAAGAAGTGGGCCAGCTCCCGCATCCCGAAGGGCCGCGACAAGGGCCAGGCCGCCGAGGTCGACGCCTTCCTGACGGCGGTCCGCACGGGCGCGCCGATGCCGATCTCGGTCGCCTCCCTCGCCGCGACGACGTTGGCCACGCTGGCCGCGCAGGCGAGCGTCGCGAACGCGGCCCCGGTGCGGATCGAGCTGCCGCAGAAGGCGGGTGCCCCGGCATGA
- a CDS encoding alginate lyase family protein, with protein MMGPGWYLRRLSRMGPAEVVGRARHAVVQRQWRSALPAAPDWPSHPRFTAALPAGVLGKVSAEAVSRLLTTADELMAGRAEYFGVVRTDLVSPDWFLDPKTGRRAPSDVYAFDVPYRSEDAVGDIKQIWEPSRHQHLTVLAAAYALTGTPAYATRVAAHLRSWWAENPPLRGPHWVSGIELGIRLLSWVWTRRLLDGWAGAPELFEDNPDFQLQLWHHQNWLATLRSHGSSANNHVIAEDAGLLAAACAFGWFPESAAWRASATRSLDVQLGRNTFPSGLNAELASEYHGLVLELGLAAALEADAAGAPVPDSTWDVLLRMTDALASIVDNKLHPPRQGDADDGFGLIVDGVSTDRWASLLATGEVLFGRLAWWPAIPGDDVRTPLLAAMATRTPRASGTRPARRPSHLRDAGMTILRSGPVWARCDGGPHGFLSIAAHAHADALSVEIRHDGVEILADPGTFCYHGEPQWRSYFRSTLGHNTLELNGRDQSTSGGPFLWTRHAVTKVLDIRTPPDGPSHWSAAHDGYAPAIHRRTVELDGEVVTILDEVLGEAGSAGRLAFHLGPEVTVMLDGTTAHLRWPAPDGVAAAVAAGGAGRPGSAPGGVTAAADQPSRPGSAPGGPSQPGSATSTGAGGELEPLAGRASGVVSEAGSESAPGGVDGVATAGQEGAAQSASSSAAGPDSQLGAPAAGRAGAADPLVGRVSGSLAGAGGGVRTAVLELPPELSWSVHRGEVEPPLGWYSAGFGRKEPSTTLIGSGTPGQLTTLLRFS; from the coding sequence ATGATGGGTCCCGGCTGGTACCTGCGCCGGCTGTCCCGGATGGGGCCGGCGGAGGTCGTCGGCCGCGCGCGGCACGCCGTCGTCCAGCGGCAGTGGCGGTCGGCCTTGCCGGCGGCGCCGGACTGGCCGTCGCACCCCCGGTTCACCGCGGCGCTGCCGGCCGGCGTGCTGGGCAAGGTGTCCGCCGAGGCGGTTTCACGGCTCCTGACGACCGCCGACGAGCTGATGGCCGGCCGCGCCGAGTACTTCGGCGTGGTCCGCACGGACCTGGTGTCACCGGACTGGTTCCTCGACCCGAAGACCGGCCGCCGCGCGCCCTCGGACGTGTACGCGTTCGACGTCCCGTACCGGTCGGAGGACGCGGTCGGCGACATCAAGCAGATCTGGGAGCCGTCGCGCCACCAGCACCTGACCGTGCTGGCCGCGGCGTACGCCCTGACCGGCACCCCGGCGTACGCCACGCGCGTGGCCGCCCACCTGCGTTCGTGGTGGGCGGAGAACCCGCCGCTGCGGGGCCCGCACTGGGTGAGCGGCATCGAGCTGGGCATCCGCCTGCTGTCGTGGGTCTGGACGCGCCGCCTGCTCGACGGCTGGGCGGGGGCGCCCGAGCTGTTCGAGGACAATCCGGACTTCCAGCTCCAGCTGTGGCACCACCAGAACTGGCTCGCGACCCTGCGCAGCCACGGCTCGTCGGCCAACAACCACGTGATCGCCGAGGACGCGGGCCTGCTGGCGGCGGCGTGCGCGTTCGGCTGGTTCCCGGAGTCGGCGGCCTGGCGGGCTTCGGCGACGCGTTCGCTGGACGTCCAGCTCGGCCGCAACACGTTCCCGTCGGGGCTGAACGCCGAACTCGCGTCGGAGTACCACGGCCTGGTCCTGGAGCTGGGCCTCGCGGCCGCGCTCGAGGCCGACGCGGCGGGCGCACCGGTGCCGGACTCGACGTGGGACGTCCTGCTCCGGATGACCGACGCCCTGGCGTCCATTGTGGACAACAAGCTGCACCCCCCTCGCCAGGGCGACGCCGACGACGGCTTCGGCCTGATCGTCGACGGCGTCTCGACCGATCGCTGGGCGTCGCTGCTGGCCACCGGCGAGGTCCTGTTCGGCCGCCTGGCTTGGTGGCCGGCGATCCCGGGCGACGACGTCCGCACGCCGCTGCTGGCGGCCATGGCCACGCGCACCCCCCGGGCATCGGGCACCCGGCCGGCCCGCCGCCCGTCGCACCTGCGCGACGCGGGCATGACGATCTTGCGCTCAGGCCCGGTGTGGGCCCGCTGCGACGGCGGCCCCCACGGCTTCCTGTCGATCGCGGCCCACGCCCACGCGGACGCGCTGTCAGTGGAGATCCGCCACGACGGCGTGGAGATCCTGGCCGACCCGGGCACGTTCTGCTACCACGGCGAGCCCCAGTGGCGGTCGTACTTCCGCTCGACCCTCGGCCACAACACCCTCGAGCTGAACGGCCGCGACCAGTCCACCTCGGGCGGCCCGTTCTTGTGGACCCGCCACGCGGTGACGAAGGTCCTGGACATCCGCACCCCACCCGACGGCCCCAGCCACTGGTCAGCGGCCCACGACGGCTACGCCCCGGCGATCCACCGCCGCACGGTGGAGCTGGACGGAGAGGTGGTGACGATCCTCGACGAGGTACTGGGCGAAGCGGGTTCGGCGGGCCGTCTGGCGTTCCACCTGGGCCCGGAGGTGACGGTCATGCTCGACGGAACAACGGCCCACCTCCGCTGGCCTGCCCCTGACGGGGTGGCTGCTGCGGTCGCCGCAGGTGGGGCGGGGCGGCCTGGTTCCGCCCCTGGCGGGGTCACGGCTGCGGCCGACCAGCCGAGCCGGCCCGGGTCCGCGCCGGGCGGGCCGAGCCAGCCCGGATCCGCGACCAGCACTGGCGCCGGTGGCGAGCTTGAGCCGCTCGCCGGCCGGGCGTCGGGTGTCGTCAGCGAGGCCGGGTCCGAATCCGCGCCCGGTGGCGTGGACGGTGTCGCGACCGCGGGCCAAGAGGGCGCGGCCCAATCCGCCTCCAGCAGTGCGGCCGGGCCCGATTCCCAGCTCGGTGCTCCTGCCGCCGGTCGGGCGGGCGCGGCCGATCCGCTCGTCGGCCGGGTGTCCGGTTCGCTCGCCGGGGCCGGTGGGGGCGTGCGGACCGCGGTGCTCGAGTTGCCGCCCGAGTTGTCGTGGAGCGTGCACCGCGGTGAGGTCGAGCCGCCGCTCGGCTGGTACTCCGCGGGCTTCGGCCGGAAGGAACCATCGACCACCCTCATCGGTTCCGGGACTCCCGGACAGCTCACCACCCTGCTCCGCTTCAGTTAG
- a CDS encoding right-handed parallel beta-helix repeat-containing protein — protein MTARRLRLRRAAPLLGVLLTVAACSGGPDTDGGPAQATPAPSGSVAAVCDKEPAGPTAAPAGAVIVDPGVPGDLAAKTRSAGPGTTFWLKPGKHVLGDDKYDQVSPKDGDVYIGAPGAIVDGRKINQYAFTGHAVNVKITYVTVQGFAAPHDEGVVNHDSGDGWVIEHSTIQDNDGAGLMAGARQQVRGNCLRRNGQYGINAYSGSTPLTALVVEGNEIAGNNTGDWETKIEGCGCSGGIKFWDVNGADVRGNWVHDNRGTGLWADTNNNDFLIEGNLIEGNDGAALIYEISYNAVIRDNTIRKNNWADGRRYADRGDNFPTPTIYISESGGEPRIKARTAKIEISRNYLENNWSGITLWENADRFCNSPANTSSGDCTRLVPNVKQCAAPAITTGPLLADCRWKTQHVDIHDNKFILDPAVVGCQAACGRMGLLSNFGTYPDWSPYKGEAVQESITFKQDNRWHDNSYAGPWTFIAYTTDRILEIGEWEGSPYSQDTGSTYTAQGGG, from the coding sequence GTGACAGCCCGCCGCCTCCGACTCCGCCGTGCCGCTCCGCTGCTCGGTGTCCTGCTCACGGTCGCGGCGTGCTCGGGCGGCCCGGATACCGACGGGGGACCGGCACAGGCCACTCCCGCGCCCAGCGGTTCGGTCGCCGCCGTGTGCGACAAGGAGCCCGCCGGTCCGACGGCCGCGCCGGCGGGAGCCGTCATCGTCGACCCGGGGGTGCCGGGTGACCTCGCGGCGAAGACGCGCTCGGCCGGGCCGGGCACGACGTTCTGGCTCAAGCCGGGCAAGCACGTCCTCGGCGACGACAAGTACGACCAGGTGTCCCCCAAGGACGGCGACGTCTACATCGGCGCACCGGGCGCGATCGTCGACGGCCGCAAGATCAACCAGTACGCCTTCACCGGGCACGCGGTGAACGTCAAGATCACCTACGTGACGGTGCAGGGCTTCGCGGCACCGCACGACGAAGGCGTCGTCAACCACGACTCCGGCGACGGCTGGGTGATCGAGCACTCGACCATCCAGGACAACGACGGCGCCGGCCTGATGGCGGGTGCGCGCCAGCAGGTGCGCGGCAACTGCCTGCGCCGCAACGGCCAATACGGGATCAACGCCTACTCCGGCAGCACCCCGCTCACCGCGCTCGTCGTGGAGGGCAACGAGATCGCCGGCAACAACACCGGCGACTGGGAGACGAAGATCGAGGGCTGCGGCTGCAGCGGCGGGATCAAGTTCTGGGACGTGAACGGCGCCGACGTGCGCGGCAACTGGGTGCACGACAACCGTGGCACCGGGCTCTGGGCCGACACGAACAACAACGACTTCCTCATCGAGGGCAACCTCATCGAGGGCAACGACGGTGCCGCGCTGATCTACGAGATCAGCTACAACGCCGTCATCCGGGACAACACGATCCGCAAGAACAACTGGGCCGACGGCCGCCGGTACGCCGACCGCGGCGACAACTTCCCGACACCGACGATCTACATCTCCGAGTCGGGCGGCGAGCCGCGGATCAAGGCACGCACCGCGAAGATCGAGATCTCGCGCAACTACCTGGAGAACAACTGGTCCGGGATCACGTTGTGGGAGAACGCCGACCGCTTCTGCAACAGCCCGGCCAACACCTCCTCCGGCGACTGCACCCGGCTGGTGCCGAACGTGAAGCAGTGCGCGGCCCCGGCCATCACGACCGGCCCGCTGCTGGCCGACTGCCGCTGGAAGACCCAGCACGTCGACATCCACGACAACAAGTTCATCCTCGACCCGGCGGTCGTCGGCTGCCAGGCCGCGTGCGGCCGGATGGGCCTGCTGTCGAACTTCGGCACCTACCCGGACTGGTCGCCGTACAAGGGCGAGGCGGTCCAGGAATCGATCACGTTCAAGCAGGACAACCGCTGGCACGACAACAGCTACGCCGGCCCGTGGACGTTCATCGCGTACACGACCGACCGCATCCTCGAGATCGGCGAGTGGGAAGGTTCGCCGTACTCGCAGGACACCGGGAGCACGTACACCGCACAGGGCGGGGGCTGA
- a CDS encoding O-antigen ligase domain-containing protein has protein sequence MTAHTASVAGIRGEAAAEPTSATPKWAGLAWALLILNTLGSTGAKTVIPLPRSVSQLVTMGALMTAFVIALVLNKHLRIRPSAYLLLLTLLLMSSILSSADLKEGAGALFRCFRLTIFVTTLWLLTRWWDGGFAFVRYHIRTYAVVLASVAIGLVISPGNAMPDIYGGRLSGAIWPLTPPQIGQYAAVIAGLTLLLWFGRRTTWRSAVFIVVPVVGLLMLTHTRTATLGLVAGLSVAFLSMLLTSARARKVFAWTVGVGGVAGLVLAGALQTWFLRGQSADNFSSLTGRAKVWDALLEAPRTTAEYIFGVGLTDKSYDGLPIDNSWLAVYHEQGFVGIALVAAFLLTLIVVALLRPPSLARACAIFLITYCVSASYTEAGLGDASPYLLHLAVAASLLVRGVPQSDEQAFIPAKGASA, from the coding sequence ATGACGGCGCACACCGCATCGGTGGCGGGCATCCGCGGCGAGGCCGCGGCCGAACCGACGTCCGCGACGCCGAAGTGGGCGGGGCTGGCCTGGGCCCTGCTGATCCTCAACACGCTCGGCTCGACCGGCGCGAAGACGGTCATCCCGCTGCCCCGCTCGGTCAGCCAGCTGGTCACGATGGGCGCGCTGATGACGGCCTTCGTGATCGCGCTGGTGCTGAACAAGCACCTGCGGATCCGCCCGAGCGCCTACCTGCTCCTGCTGACGCTGCTGCTGATGTCGAGCATCCTCTCCAGCGCCGATCTGAAAGAAGGCGCCGGCGCGCTGTTCCGGTGCTTCCGGCTGACGATCTTCGTGACCACGCTCTGGCTGCTGACCCGCTGGTGGGACGGTGGCTTCGCGTTCGTCCGCTACCACATCCGCACCTACGCCGTCGTGCTCGCGTCCGTGGCGATCGGCCTGGTGATCTCCCCGGGCAACGCGATGCCGGACATCTACGGTGGCCGGCTTTCGGGGGCGATCTGGCCGCTGACCCCGCCACAGATCGGCCAGTACGCGGCGGTCATCGCCGGGCTCACGCTCCTCCTCTGGTTCGGGCGCCGCACGACGTGGCGCAGCGCGGTGTTCATCGTGGTGCCGGTGGTGGGGCTGCTGATGCTCACGCACACCCGTACGGCAACGCTCGGCCTCGTCGCCGGGCTCTCGGTGGCCTTCCTTTCGATGCTGCTGACCAGCGCCCGCGCGCGGAAAGTGTTCGCGTGGACGGTCGGCGTCGGCGGGGTCGCCGGCCTGGTGCTCGCGGGCGCGCTCCAGACGTGGTTCCTCCGCGGGCAGAGCGCGGACAACTTCTCCAGCCTCACCGGCCGGGCGAAGGTGTGGGACGCCCTGCTGGAGGCCCCGCGGACGACCGCCGAATACATCTTCGGCGTGGGCCTGACCGACAAGTCCTACGACGGCCTCCCGATCGACAACAGCTGGCTCGCGGTCTACCACGAGCAGGGCTTCGTCGGAATCGCCCTCGTCGCCGCGTTCCTCCTGACGCTGATCGTCGTCGCGCTCCTGCGACCGCCTTCGCTGGCGCGGGCGTGCGCGATCTTCCTGATCACCTACTGCGTTTCGGCCTCCTATACCGAAGCTGGTCTCGGCGACGCGTCGCCGTATCTGCTGCACCTGGCCGTGGCCGCGTCACTGCTGGTCCGCGGGGTGCCGCAGTCCGACGAACAAGCATTCATCCCGGCGAAGGGGGCAAGCGCGTGA